DNA sequence from the Saccopteryx leptura isolate mSacLep1 chromosome 4, mSacLep1_pri_phased_curated, whole genome shotgun sequence genome:
AGCCCGGCCCGGGGCCGCCGCCTCACCCGAGGCGCGGGGTGCAAAAGGAGGGCTCGCTGGGAGACGAGCTGCTGTCGCTCAGCTATGCGGAGCCCGAGCAGCAGGAGGGCGCCTCGGCCGGAGCGCCGTCGCCCACGCTGGAGCTGGCGAGCCGCAGCCCGTCGGGGGGAGCGGCCGGCCCGCTGCTCACGCCGTCTCAGTCGTTGGACGGGAGCCGGCGCTCGGGCTACATCACCATCGGCTATCGCGGCTCCTATACTATTGGGCGGGACGCGCAAGCTGACGCCAAGTTCCGGCGAGTGGCGCGCATCACCGTGTGCGGCAAGACATCCCTGGCCAAGGAGGTGTTCGGGGACACCCTGAACGAGAGTCGGGACCCCGACCGGCCTCCAGAGCGCTACACCTCGCGTTATTACCTCAAGTTCAACTTCCTGGAGCAGGCTTTCGATAAGCTGTCCGAGTCGGGCTTCCACATGGTGGCGTGCAGTTCCACGGGTACGTGCGCCTTCGCCAGCACCGACCAGAGCGAGGACAAGATCTGGACCAGCTACACCGAGTACGTCTTCTGCAGGGAGTGA
Encoded proteins:
- the KCTD12 gene encoding BTB/POZ domain-containing protein KCTD12; amino-acid sequence: MALADSTRGLPNGGGGGGSGSSSSSAEPPLFPDIVELNVGGQVYVTRRCTVVSVPDSLLWRMFTQQQPQELARDSKGRFFLDRDGFLFRYILDYLRDLQLVLPDYFPERSRLQREAEYFELPELVRRLGAPQQPGPGPPPHPRRGVQKEGSLGDELLSLSYAEPEQQEGASAGAPSPTLELASRSPSGGAAGPLLTPSQSLDGSRRSGYITIGYRGSYTIGRDAQADAKFRRVARITVCGKTSLAKEVFGDTLNESRDPDRPPERYTSRYYLKFNFLEQAFDKLSESGFHMVACSSTGTCAFASTDQSEDKIWTSYTEYVFCRE